The Rhododendron vialii isolate Sample 1 chromosome 8a, ASM3025357v1 genome has a window encoding:
- the LOC131298967 gene encoding plastidic glucose transporter 4-like, which translates to MQASTYAVKPSVGLEIQSRRVLPGFVESRNRKSLPPSIDLRMTDRYNCFGFRLGSGPMESELPYVRIGVNGVSPSSVKSRSVRAQASGYGDVEDVAPGKIQGKPSVFPYVGVACLGAILFGYHLGVVNGALEYLSKDLGIAENTVLQGWIVSTLLAGATVGSFTGGTLADKFGRTRTFQLDAIPLAVGAFLCATAHSVQTLIIGRLLAGIGIGISSAIVPLYISEISPTEIRGTLGSINQLFICIGILAALVAGLPLAGNPLWWRTMFGIAIIPSVLLALGMAFSPESPRWLYQQGKIPEAEMAIKRLFGKERVAEVMNDFSAASQGSSEPEAGWFDLFSNRYRKVVSVGAALFLFQQLAGINAVVYYSTSVFRSVGIASDVAASALVGASNVLGTTIASSLMDKQGRKSLLITSFSGMAASMLLLSLSLTWKALAPYSGTLAVLGTVLYVLSFSLGAGPVPALLLPEIFASRIRAKAVALSLGMHWISNFVIGLFFLSFVNNFGISSVYLGFSMVCVLAVLYIAGNVVETKGRSLEEIERALNPAI; encoded by the exons ATGCAAGCCTCGACTTATGCAGTCAAACCCAGCGTGGGCCTGGAAATTCAAAGCCGTAGGGTCTTACCGGGCTTCGTTGAGTCGAGGAATAGAAAAAGTCTACCTCCTTCGATCGACCTCCGCATGACAGACCGCTACAATTGCTTCGGGTTCCGACTCGGCTCTGGTCCTATGGAGTCGGAGCTTCCCTACGTGAGAATCGGCGTTAACGGAGTGTCTCCGTCATCTGTCAAGTCCCGATCAGTCAGGGCTCAAGCTTCTG GATATGGAGATGTTGAGGATGTTGCTCCTGGTAAAATCCAAGGGAAACCTTCTGTTTTTCCATATGTTGGTGTTGCCTGCTTGGGTGCCATTTTGTTTGGATATCATCTCGG GGTGGTCAATGGTGCTCTAGAGTACCTCTCAAAGGATCTCGGTATTGCTGAAAACACTGTCCTACAAG GATGGATTGTAAGTACTCTCCTTGCTGGTGCTACTGTTGGGTCATTTACTGGGGGAACATTGGCTGACAAGTTTGGCAGAACAAGAACTTTTCAACTGGATGCAATTCCCCTTGCTGTTGGAGCATTTCTTTG TGCCACAGCCCATAGTGTACAGACATTAATAATTGGCCGTTTACTTGCTGGAATTGGAATCGGCATCTCATCTGCTATTGTGCCACTTTACATATCTGAG ATATCACCAACTGAAATTCGCGGCACTCTTGGATCCATCAACCAACTTTTTATCTGTATCGGGATTCTTGCAGCACTGGTAGCTGGATTGCCCTTAGCCGGAAATCCTCTATG GTGGAGGACAATGTTTGGCATTGCAATTATCCCCTCTGTTCTATTAGCACTGGGAATGGCATTTTCTCCGGAAAGTCCTAGGTGGCTTTATCAG CAAGGAAAAATTCCTGAAGCTGAAATGGCAATAAAAAGACTATTTGGAAAGGAAAGAGTAGCTGAGGTAATGAATGACTTCAGTGCAGCAAGTCAAGGGTCCTCAGAACCAGAAGCTGGGTGGTTTGATCTTTTCAGTAACCGATATCGGAAAG TCGTCAGTGTTGGTGCAGCGCTTTTCTTGTTCCAACAGTTGGCTGGAATTAATGCCGTCGTATATTATTCTACATCTGTGTTCCGCAGTGTTGGAATTGCATCTGATGTTGCAGCCAGTGCTCTCGTTGGGGCATCGAATGTATTAG GTACAACGATTGCATCCTCTTTGATGGATAAGCAAGGAAGGAAAAGTCTTTTAATTACAAGCTTTTCTGGAATG GCTGCCTCAATGTTATTGCTTTCCTTGTCGCTCACTTGGAAGGCCCTGGCACCTTATTCAGGCACCCTTGCTGTTCTTGGGACTGTCCT CTATGTATTGTCCTTTTCACTTGGTGCTGGTCCAGTGCCTGCTCTTCTACTTCCAGAGATATTTGCCTCCAGAATAAGAGCAAAAGCAGTTGCTTTGTCCTTGGGCATGCATTGG ATATCCAACTTTGTCATCGGGCTGTTCTTCTTGAGTTTTGTGAATAATTTCGGAATCAGCTCTGTGTATTTGGGGTTCTCGATGGTCTGTGTTCTAGCTGTCCTGTACATAGCTGGTAATGTTGTGGAAACAAAGGGTCGATCATTGGAGGAGATAGAGCGCGCTCTCAACCCGGCAATTTGA
- the LOC131298970 gene encoding uncharacterized protein LOC131298970 yields MEEDSDDERREAAIASTPPLQPNFNPSGITHAQLTKFLELHKKRLQIKARSKIRNKSKGMLNKTSKSCFKNPDAKDVTEEISSKEIDDSSASVLNGSAMKNTLALPKDTATVLVGAKKRQKLHWGLDTKERWERKANM; encoded by the exons ATGGAGGAAGACAGCGACGACGAAAGAAGGGAGGCAGCAATAGCGTCGACGCCACCTCTGCAACCCAATTTCAATCCTTCTGGGATCACCCATGCCCAACTCACCAAATTCCTA GAACTGCACAAAAAGCGTTTACAAATCAAAGCAAGATCGAAGATAAGAAACAAATCAAAAG GGATGCTCAACAAGACGAGCAAATCTTGTTTTAAGAATCCTGATGCCAAAGATGTAACAGAGGAAATTTCAAGCAAAGAAATTGACGACTCTAGTGCTTCTGTCTTGAATGGGAGCGCCATGAAAAATACCCTCGCCCTGCCGAAGGATACTGCAACGGTGCTTGTTGGAGCAAAAAAGCGGCAGAAGTTACACTGGGG GCTGGACACGAAGGAAAGGTGGGAGCGGAAAGCCAACATGTAG
- the LOC131297984 gene encoding delta(7)-sterol-C5(6)-desaturase-like, translating to MGDSYSHTANLFLDETSFYNRLVLGASLLPTRAWDPLPHFFQTWLRNYIAGVFVYFVSGFLWCFYIYYLKHNVYLPKDAIPSTKAMLLQISVAMKAMPWYCALPTISEFMVENGWTRCFARISDVSWLAYLGYLILYLVLVEFGIYWMHRELHDIKPLYKFLHATHHIYNKQNTLSPFAGLAFHPLDGILQAVPHVIALFLVPMHFKTHILLLFVEAIWTANIHDCIHAKLWPVMGAGYHTIHHTTYRHNYGHFTIWMDWMFGTLRDPLDDESKKI from the exons ATGGGGGATTCTTACTCTCACACCGCCAACCTCTTCCTCGACGAGACCTCCTTCTACAACCGCCTCGTCCTCGGCGCCTCCTTGCTGCCCACCCGTGCGTGGGACCCACTCCCCCACTTCTTCCAGACGTGGCTCCGCAACTACATTGCCGGCGTCTTCGTCTACTTCGTCTCTGGCTTCCTCTGGTGCTTCTACATCTACTACTTGAAGCACAATGTTTATCTCCCCAAAG ATGCAATCCCTTCAACAAAAGCCATGCTCTTGCAAATATCCGTTGCAATGAAGGCAATGCCATGGTACTGTGCTCTTCCTACAATTTCCGAGTTTATGGTTGAGAATGGTTGGACAAGGTGTTTTGCAAGAATTAGTGATGTAAGTTGGCTTGCCTACCTTGGATATTTAATTCTGTATCTCGTACTCGTGGAGTTTGGGATTTACTGGATGCACAGGGAGTTGCACGACATAAAACCTCTTTATAAGTTTCTTCATGCGACACATCACATCTACAACAAGCAAAATACTCTCTCCCCATTTGCTG GTTTGGCTTTCCACCCCTTGGACGGAATACTTCAGGCAGTACCGCATGTGATAGCACTCTTCCTAGTCCCAATGCATTTCAAAACCCACATATTGCTTCTATTTGTGGAGGCCATTTGGACAGCAAACATTCACGACTGCATCCATGCAAAGCTCTGGCCTGTGATGGGTGCCGGCTATCACACCATCCACCACACTACCTATCGCCATAACTATGGCCACTTCACCATATGGATGGACTGGATGTTTGGAACTCTTCGCGACCCTTTGGACGATGAGTCCAAGAAGATTTGA
- the LOC131336100 gene encoding uncharacterized protein LOC131336100, with product MATLQKFKFLATQCAVAGSPSRSPTTSPVIHLRRRKTLRMFLSRAGSGSRRRDESLDHRKDNSVAAAAAADGSPEKIKQQLVVRSKLKDFFVSSPPPPLEERGTENIRERFLRRDDVLSGGGVGGLGGRRGGIRPLSAAFRQRLLRRAWRPVLVAIPE from the coding sequence ATGGCGACGCTGCAGAAATTCAAGTTCTTAGCGACTCAGTGCGCCGTAGCAGGAAGCCCATCTCGAAGCCCGACCACGAGCCCAGTAATCCACCTCCGCCGCCGCAAAACCCTAAGGATGTTCCTCAGCCGCGCCGGCAGCGGCAGCCGGCGCCGCGACGAGTCCCTGGATCACCGGAAAGATAATTCcgttgccgccgccgccgcggcGGATGGTTCTCCCGAGAAGATCAAGCAGCAGCTGGTGGTGAGAAGCAAGCTGAAGGACTTCTTCGTCTcctcgccgccgccgccgctcgAGGAGAGGGGTACGGAGAACATACGAGAGCGGTTTTTGAGGCGAGACGATGTGCTGTCTGGCGGCGGCGTCGGTGGTTTGGGAGGGCGGCGAGGCGGAATTCGGCCGTTATCGGCTGCGTTCCGGCAGCGGTTGCTGAGAAGGGCTTGGCGTCCGGTACTCGTTGCTATACCCGAGTAG